The following coding sequences are from one Humulus lupulus chromosome X, drHumLupu1.1, whole genome shotgun sequence window:
- the LOC133804888 gene encoding cell division control protein 2 homolog 2, with translation MDQYEKVEKIGEGTYGVVYKARDRVTNKTIALKKIRLEQEDEGVPSTAIREISLLKEMQHGNIVRLQDVVHSEKRLYLVFEYLDLDLKKFMDSSPNFSKDLQQIRLFLYQILRGIAYCHSHRVLHRDLKPQNLLIDRSNNALKLADFGLARAFGIPVRTFTHEVVTLWYRAPEILLGSRHYSTPVDIWSVGCIFAEMLNQRPLFPGDSEIDELFKIFRILGTPTEDTWPGVCSLPDYKSSFPKWPSKDIASVVPNLESAGVDLLSKMLRLDPVKRITARGALEHEYFKDISLVP, from the exons ATGGACCAG TATGAAAAAGTTGAGAAGATCGGTGAAGGAACTTATGGTGTGGTCTACAAGGCCCGTGACCGCGTCACTAATAAAACTATAGCTTTGAAGAAGATCCGCTTGGAACAAGAAGATGAGGGAGTGCCAAGCACAGCTATACGAGAAATTTCTCTCTTGAAAGAAATGCAGCATGGAAACATTGTGCG GTTACAAGATGTGGTGCACAGTGAGAAGCGTTTGTATTTGGTTTTTGAATACCTAGACTTGGATCTGAAAAAGTTCATGGATTCATCTCCCAATTTTTCAAAGGATCTTCAGCAGATAAGA TTGTTTCTCTATCAAATTCTCCGTGGCATTGCTTATTGTCATTCTCATAGAGTTCTTCATCGAGATCTAAAACCTCAGAATTTATTAATAGATCGTAGCAATAACGCACTAAAGCTTGCAGATTTTGGACTGGCCAGAGCATTTGGTATTCCAGTCAGGACTTTTACTCATGAG GTGGTGACCCTCTGGTACAGAGCACCAGAAATATTGCTTGGATCCCGTCATTACTCCACCCCTGTTGATATTTGGTCAGTTGGGTGTATATTTGCTGAGATGCTGAATCAACGACCATTATTTCCTGGGGACTCTGAGATTGATGAGTTGTTCAAGATATTCAG AATTTTGGGTACTCCAACCGAGGATACATGGCCTGGAGTGTGCTCTTTACCTGATTATAAATCTTCATTTCCTAAGTGGCCTTCAAAG GACATAGCAAGTGTTGTTCCAAATCTTGAATCAGCTGGTGTTGATCTTCTTTCG AAAATGCTCCGCCTGGATCCCGTGAAGAGAATTACGGCCAGAGGTGCTCTTGAGCACGAGTACTTCAAAGATATTTCCCTTGTGCCTTGA